ATTACATCTAACACAATCTCTACGAACAACAAGAAACCAAGTAGTGTAGTTGTTAGAATCACTATCCACATGCAATATCCAGCATTGGCTAATCTTCTCGAAACCTTGAAATCGCAGAATAACATCACAATGTAAGTTTGCGCAGAGatcaagaataatttaatacacaaCAGCATAGACTCATTGGAGCGCACCCCAAATTCGAAACCGTTCAATTTCACAGAAATGTCCGTACTCGATCTCGTGTGCGAATTCTGATATGTTGAATGTATTAACCGTCCGATAGCCACACCGACAAAGTACAATCCTACGTAACCAGGTACAGAAATTAGACCCTCTCGATTAGCGGAGAAAAAGTCGTCTCTCGGACCGTCTCGCAAGACCCACGTCTTTAAACCTTTGGTACTCATGGTGTATTCATGCATCCACAATATCCATATACCTGAGAGTAACGAATACTTCGAGCTAATGGTGCTGGTGATCATGCTAGTGAACAACTTGACGATAGCCAGAGTTATAAAAAAGTTCCAATGAACCCCGTACTCGGTCACGTGCTTTTGATACCCCACGTACTCGACCATCGCGAAACGCCCGAAGCCCAATGCCAGGAGAGGTGCGCAACTCCGAAGGCAGCCCTTCATATTTCTCACTAATGTTTCCGAAAAACCCGTTTGACGATAAGTAGAGAAATCTCGAGCTTCTGGCGCGACCAATGCGTTCGCCAACACGAACAGCCCGACCCCCGTGTCCATTAAACTGTATCCGTACACTTCCGTCTTGGCGAACCTTCGTGGGAAGATGGGAAAATCGACGGCTAATATACAAATCGCAGTAATAATGTTAGTCAGCGCGCGGAAATTAGTTATAAAGGGTCTCTTGCCGATTACCGGCAGCCGCATAGTCAAACCGGGGAAATTAATCCCCTTGCTGCTCAGCAGCAACATTATGTTCAGCAGGGAAACCGATATCATGATTACGCATACGCTACCGATATGCCCCGACAGCACGGTGCAGCACAAGACGGTCGGGATGACAGTTAACACGAACTCTAGGACGACCCTCGGATTCGCGTGGATCGTGTACCTCCTAAGGATCCCCAGAGTTGTCGTGGCCAGCAGGACACCGCATACGGCCGGCAGAAGGGTGAAAACCACCTCCTGCGGCGTCGTACCCCCGTGATTGGAGACAAACGCCTCTTGCTCGAGTCGGTATTGCTCCTTGCTCGCCGGCGGCGTCATTGCCGAATTGAATTTCAGGCATTCTACAAGCATGGCCCAATCCAACTATATAATTTCGCACAATCGAAGAAAGGTGTATCTGATAGACAAGGAAACTTACGGTTACTGGATGATGAGCCCCTTAACTAATTACTCGCATGTCTCATTATTCGCGCTACGCGTGcgatttaatatacattatactgTGTCAGTTTGTCACAGAGAAAATTGGCAATAATGTTTTACATGGCACGTGACCATATTTCCGTAGATGGCGGcactttgttctttttttaattattctacgCGCTTTGTCGAGAGAGAGATTATATTAACGAGTGCAGTGGTCttttattaactttcaatATCGTGCCAAAGTTGGCACGTCAACACGTTTTACgcgattataatataatacgattaagtcaattaatttatgtttaaaaatatgacgCATTAATATCgttgcattaaataaattattctctgCGTAATACCGTAATTTACTTAATGTCGTGTGTATCGTggcttattaatttaagtatttaaatcaATGCAAGTACGTATTTAATACATGAAAAAGAATGTAAACATAACCAAAAAAGAACAGATCACATGGAAAGTCAAGAGAGTAATTCCGATTGTGGATTTTCAAACAACCaagtgaaaatatttaaagtacatACCAATTAAATGTCCAGCGGCGTCAACAGCATGTCTGGGTCTAATTCCATAAAACATTCTAAAGTGAAATCCTCAGAGATACTGCAACGTGTTTCACTCGCTGAAAGGATGAGGCCAACGAATATTGCAGCTTACGTGGGGCAGAAACAAATCATTGGTCCAGACACTGTTTTAAGATATTTGTTGGAAAAGGCAGAGATTCCTAGTATGGTGTTCTGGGGCCCACCTGGCTGTGGAAAGGTAAAACcaattttacttttcactTTTGTATAGCTGCTTTCATAATAACAATCTACAATTTATGTTTTAGACATCCCTGACTAATATAATAGCGTCTTTAAGCAGGGAACTAATGAGTAACAATATGCACATTGTGAATTTATCAGCAGCGAGTTCtggtgtaaaaaatataagggaAGCTGTTACTGAAGCAAAGAACAAAATGAAATTGTTTGGATGCAAGACCATTGTCTTCATGGATGAAATTCATCGTTTCAATAAGCTGCAGCAAGATATATTCCTGCCTCATGTAGAGGCAGGAACATTTACCTTGATTGGATGTACCACCGAAAATCCATCTTACAGCTTAAATCCAGCTTTACTAAGTCGCTGTCgcgtgtttaaattaaataaattaacggaATGCAATGTAACAGAGATTCTTAATAGAGCAATAGAGTTCATAAACGGAAGCACGCTTGATGCACAAGAAAAAGGATACACAAGTGGCGAAGAGCAGACTAAATTTAATTCCAAAAGAAAACTTAAATTTCATGTTGATAATAATACAGTACAGTGGCTAGCAGAGGCATGTGATGGCGATGCACGTGTAGCTTTGAATGCTTTAGAATTGGCAATGATTGCGAAACAGacaaatgtatcaaaaatatcatacgacaataatatcataataagtctaaaagatattaaagaaGGCATAATAAAAGTGCATATGCTTTCTGAGAAAGAAACTAATCAGAGTCATCACTTGTATTCTGCGCTTCATAAATCAATAAGAGCTGGTAAAAAAAATGCTGCCCTGTACTGGCTGGCCAGAATTATGGCAGTTAAGGAAGATCCGGTAAACATTGCGAGACGATTAGTTAGGATATCCAGTGAAGACATTGGTCTAGCAGATCCAGATGCTTTGggtaaagaaaatttacttttcataGCATATGTACAATTAAAGTGTTTCCTACAAAACCAAACAAattcaaaatgttaaattttcatgactttaaactatttattatataaatatgtagtaATTTTTCTCTGCACATATAACAGATATCAAAACAAAGCTGTAGGCtttgttcaatatttttttaaggacTTATTTAAAAggactaaaagaaaaaatgtctGTTGTTTGTAGCTGCACTATTGTACtgcaataaattagaataataaaaaattctatttgtcTTGTTTTAGCTTATTGCACCAGGGCAACAGTCCAATGACAATTTACCAATTTATTCTATGgtattttacattacttttttcaaaacattaattcacatt
This genomic stretch from Monomorium pharaonis isolate MP-MQ-018 chromosome 4, ASM1337386v2, whole genome shotgun sequence harbors:
- the LOC105841104 gene encoding ATPase WRNIP1 codes for the protein MSSGVNSMSGSNSIKHSKVKSSEILQRVSLAERMRPTNIAAYVGQKQIIGPDTVLRYLLEKAEIPSMVFWGPPGCGKTSLTNIIASLSRELMSNNMHIVNLSAASSGVKNIREAVTEAKNKMKLFGCKTIVFMDEIHRFNKLQQDIFLPHVEAGTFTLIGCTTENPSYSLNPALLSRCRVFKLNKLTECNVTEILNRAIEFINGSTLDAQEKGYTSGEEQTKFNSKRKLKFHVDNNTVQWLAEACDGDARVALNALELAMIAKQTNVSKISYDNNIIISLKDIKEGIIKVHMLSEKETNQSHHLYSALHKSIRAGKKNAALYWLARIMAVKEDPVNIARRLVRISSEDIGLADPDALGVAVHTMHGCQMIGMPECDVLLGQCTLYLAKAPKSRSIYNALKATEKVILECEGPQPAVPLHMRCNSTDAKLYYL
- the LOC105841102 gene encoding phosphatidylinositol-glycan biosynthesis class W protein, coding for MTPPASKEQYRLEQEAFVSNHGGTTPQEVVFTLLPAVCGVLLATTTLGILRRYTIHANPRVVLEFVLTVIPTVLCCTVLSGHIGSVCVIMISVSLLNIMLLLSSKGINFPGLTMRLPVIGKRPFITNFRALTNIITAICILAVDFPIFPRRFAKTEVYGYSLMDTGVGLFVLANALVAPEARDFSTYRQTGFSETLVRNMKGCLRSCAPLLALGFGRFAMVEYVGYQKHVTEYGVHWNFFITLAIVKLFTSMITSTISSKYSLLSGIWILWMHEYTMSTKGLKTWVLRDGPRDDFFSANREGLISVPGYVGLYFVGVAIGRLIHSTYQNSHTRSSTDISVKLNGFEFGVRSNESMLLCIKLFLISAQTYIVMLFCDFKVSRRLANAGYCMWIVILTTTLLGFLLFVEIVLDVINSAISEPCIESKTERLRKSLRLNLKKHVESKTEENDECAIKRSLEIFDAVNYNGLFFFLVSNVVTGLVNMSVYTLYTKQSVALLILIIYMAVNILSALILYRLKISIKL